A single window of Candidatus Obscuribacter sp. DNA harbors:
- a CDS encoding acetamidase/formamidase family protein — protein sequence MQKVQEVVGVFCSSLQLTAVASGLICSALALTTTPVLSAEVKSSAVLQRSGKEPVKLADGGYYVPSSLSTMRWGILPNNESKSILTVPSGSVITFDTLSSEGMVEDQGRDPVKFFGKFGVKPADVLDDAIEICASNTEHNMVTDGPHIIIGPIAISGARPGDVLKVETLSLVPRVPYGIVGNRHGKGALPGEYPQNDGPKPGADKEHPELYGSVFTFVPIEHKGDKMYGVMHSTSGKDVTFPLSPFMGTMGVAPNTSSKVSSIPPSSYGGNLDLKDLGPGSALYLPIELEGGMFFIGDPHFSQGDGEVALTALEASLRSKLRLTLLKAGDPAIPAKGTLDAPFAETPELWIPIGLDPDLSQAMKKTVRASMKFLVDKMGMDSAVAMAYLSAATDFEITQVVDITKGCHAHIRKSDFAAVTNAGGKGKGQ from the coding sequence ATGCAGAAAGTGCAAGAAGTTGTCGGCGTGTTTTGCTCTAGTTTGCAATTGACTGCTGTTGCATCTGGGTTGATCTGCTCGGCTTTGGCCCTCACTACAACTCCGGTTTTGTCTGCTGAAGTCAAATCCAGCGCTGTATTGCAGAGGAGCGGCAAAGAGCCTGTCAAACTAGCTGACGGTGGCTATTATGTACCGTCCAGTCTCTCAACGATGCGCTGGGGTATCTTGCCAAATAATGAGTCTAAGTCGATTTTGACTGTACCCTCTGGCAGTGTAATTACTTTTGATACGCTCTCTTCGGAGGGAATGGTAGAGGATCAGGGGCGCGACCCAGTCAAGTTTTTTGGCAAGTTTGGAGTCAAGCCTGCCGACGTACTCGATGATGCCATCGAGATTTGTGCCTCAAATACTGAGCACAATATGGTCACTGATGGTCCGCACATTATCATCGGTCCCATAGCTATCTCAGGAGCTAGGCCAGGTGATGTGCTCAAAGTGGAGACACTATCACTGGTGCCAAGAGTGCCTTATGGCATAGTGGGCAACCGTCACGGCAAAGGCGCTTTGCCAGGCGAATATCCTCAAAACGATGGTCCTAAGCCTGGCGCTGACAAAGAGCATCCAGAGCTTTACGGAAGCGTTTTTACTTTTGTGCCGATTGAGCATAAAGGCGACAAGATGTATGGAGTGATGCACTCAACCTCAGGCAAGGATGTGACTTTTCCTTTGTCTCCATTTATGGGCACCATGGGTGTTGCGCCCAATACATCTAGTAAAGTGAGTTCAATTCCGCCCTCCAGTTATGGTGGCAATCTCGACCTCAAAGATCTGGGTCCGGGGTCGGCGCTGTATCTGCCTATTGAGCTTGAAGGCGGTATGTTTTTTATCGGTGATCCGCATTTTAGCCAGGGTGATGGCGAGGTAGCGCTCACTGCGCTGGAAGCCTCACTAAGAAGCAAGCTAAGGCTAACCCTGCTTAAGGCGGGTGATCCGGCAATTCCAGCAAAAGGTACTCTTGATGCGCCATTTGCCGAGACACCAGAATTGTGGATACCCATTGGCCTTGACCCAGATCTCAGTCAAGCAATGAAGAAAACAGTGCGTGCTTCGATGAAATTTTTGGTGGACAAAATGGGCATGGATAGTGCTGTTGCTATGGCTTATTTAAGCGCTGCTACAGACTTTGAGATTACCCAGGTTGTAGATATCACAAAGGGTTGCCATGCTCACATTCGCAAGAGTGATTTTGCTGCTGTGACAAATGCTGGTGGTAAGGGCAAGGGTCAGTAG
- a CDS encoding catalase family peroxidase, giving the protein MPLPDDAKVNALANELIAVFDKIFGLHSGFRPAHAKGTLLKGTFTPTEAARTITKADHFSRQLPVFVRFSNSTGLPSIPDNDASANPRGMAIRFYLAERSHTDIVGHSIDAFPTRDGQEFLEFLNASIASAPGTPSPTPVEQFIADPATAKFVTAPKPAPESFATETFFGVLAFKFINAAGVETYGRYRIVPLAGIKHLSDEAVKAKSADYLMDEITERLKKAPVQYKILLQIAEPGDVTDDATVRWPEDRKIVEMGTIELTAPVEDNAAEQQHIIFDPIPRIEGLEATADPLFDLRAAVYLISGKRRRAAETAGSGAKH; this is encoded by the coding sequence ATGCCGCTGCCAGACGACGCAAAAGTCAACGCACTTGCCAACGAATTAATTGCCGTATTTGACAAGATATTTGGGCTGCATTCAGGCTTTAGACCAGCCCACGCCAAAGGCACATTGCTCAAAGGCACATTTACACCGACTGAAGCGGCCAGGACAATCACAAAGGCTGACCACTTTTCAAGACAGCTACCTGTCTTTGTACGCTTCTCCAATAGCACCGGACTACCCAGCATCCCGGACAATGACGCTAGCGCCAATCCACGAGGCATGGCAATCCGCTTTTATCTAGCGGAGAGAAGCCACACCGATATCGTCGGACATTCAATCGATGCTTTTCCCACACGTGATGGCCAGGAGTTTTTAGAGTTTCTCAATGCTTCGATAGCGAGCGCACCAGGCACACCATCTCCCACCCCAGTAGAGCAATTCATCGCCGATCCTGCCACAGCAAAGTTTGTCACAGCACCAAAGCCAGCGCCAGAGAGCTTTGCCACCGAAACATTCTTTGGCGTATTAGCATTTAAATTTATCAATGCCGCAGGTGTCGAGACCTACGGTAGATACCGCATCGTGCCATTAGCTGGCATAAAACATCTGAGCGATGAGGCAGTAAAAGCCAAATCAGCAGATTATCTTATGGATGAGATCACCGAGCGCCTCAAAAAAGCACCGGTGCAGTACAAGATCCTCTTGCAAATTGCAGAGCCTGGAGACGTCACTGACGACGCCACAGTAAGATGGCCCGAAGACCGTAAGATAGTCGAGATGGGCACCATCGAGCTGACCGCGCCAGTGGAAGACAACGCCGCCGAGCAGCAACATATTATCTTTGATCCAATCCCCCGCATCGAAGGACTGGAAGCCACTGCCGATCCATTGTTTGACTTGCGCGCAGCAGTCTATCTAATTAGCGGTAAGCGCAGACGCGCCGCTGAGACCGCTGGTAGTGGTGCTAAGCACTAA
- a CDS encoding rubrerythrin, whose translation MSQNQKPALTESEALLSDLTSTDGSKESAAAPEGSKTAANLMAAFGGESMANRKYLYFAKIARKLGNEEVAKLFEETANHETAHAFAHLELIWPSNEMTVEKILALAADGERYESTIMYPNFEAEAVAEGNPQAVAEFQEQAKESMEHAGIFEKAAKRFGALKKVEGFHAARYQAALDKLTAAKV comes from the coding sequence ATGTCTCAAAATCAAAAACCAGCTCTTACCGAGTCAGAAGCCCTGTTGAGTGATCTCACCAGCACCGATGGCAGTAAAGAATCAGCCGCCGCTCCAGAAGGCAGCAAAACCGCCGCAAACTTGATGGCTGCCTTTGGTGGCGAATCAATGGCTAATCGCAAATATCTCTACTTTGCCAAAATCGCTCGCAAATTGGGCAACGAAGAAGTAGCCAAACTTTTTGAAGAAACAGCTAATCACGAGACAGCCCATGCCTTTGCTCACCTGGAGCTGATTTGGCCATCCAACGAAATGACCGTTGAAAAAATACTTGCTCTTGCAGCTGACGGCGAAAGATACGAAAGCACAATCATGTATCCAAACTTTGAAGCCGAAGCAGTAGCAGAAGGCAATCCACAGGCTGTTGCAGAGTTTCAAGAGCAGGCCAAAGAATCAATGGAACATGCCGGCATTTTTGAAAAGGCTGCCAAACGCTTTGGTGCCCTGAAAAAAGTTGAAGGCTTCCATGCTGCACGCTATCAAGCCGCCCTCGACAAGCTCACAGCGGCAAAAGTGTAA
- a CDS encoding transcriptional repressor has product MTAEQLLLSHGVKPTPQRVVIADYLLQTQSHPTADDVMLAVADALPVALSRATVYNTLNTLKEAGVIKEVLTEPGRVRYDANITHHHHFVDVKSGKIVDIPADKVEAIGKLLGDDYKVHGFQVLFYGEIEGA; this is encoded by the coding sequence ATGACAGCGGAGCAATTACTCCTGTCGCACGGTGTAAAACCAACACCGCAGCGAGTTGTCATCGCCGATTATTTGCTGCAAACTCAATCTCACCCTACCGCAGACGACGTAATGTTGGCTGTAGCAGACGCTTTACCGGTAGCCCTTTCGCGTGCCACGGTGTACAACACACTGAACACACTCAAAGAGGCAGGCGTTATCAAAGAGGTGTTGACCGAGCCTGGTCGAGTCCGATATGACGCAAACATCACTCATCATCACCATTTCGTTGATGTCAAAAGCGGCAAAATTGTCGACATTCCCGCCGACAAAGTAGAAGCAATTGGCAAACTACTGGGTGACGATTACAAAGTACACGGCTTTCAGGTGCTCTTTTACGGCGAAATAGAAGGCGCCTGA
- a CDS encoding tetratricopeptide repeat protein, which produces MSKNLTTTAAILALSLMLLPAQPALAELTVEQAIVRSANFRQHNDIETAQRALKTVEKKAKNNAGYYAERAAVDIDLNQFDKAISDCTSAIKLNPKLSDAYDRRAYCLGLKGDLNGALRDYSMVVKLNPSSPKPWYNRALTYKKLGRLQEAGRDLQMFDRLSSKLRDRADEAMVLEAAQKQVKDGRPDTAIGAIEAANKKYPMAGYAYNLAVLYKDKGNTALTLKYLDQAISLATNNTEKTSTLAFALADRGALKSNQGKYKEALEDYTRLLTLCQKGHPVNSVSALLKEYTKLAMGEKARAELGLKQYDKSIADCSKVIALSPRNGLAYQMRGLAYQGQGKSALAEADFKKAHSLGITAATNLATILKAPEGGYTKTYNELTAAMKANPNAIQPIKNRAFLSMQANQNKQAIEDFTLALTKDSKDAQALQGRAECYFATGEYQKAIDDFDTIIKTNPQKAKTAYSWRARCFGKINAKHDGSEPQAD; this is translated from the coding sequence GTGTCTAAAAATTTGACAACTACAGCTGCCATATTGGCATTGAGCCTGATGCTATTGCCCGCGCAGCCAGCCCTGGCAGAGTTGACAGTAGAGCAAGCGATTGTGCGCTCCGCCAACTTCCGCCAGCACAATGACATCGAGACAGCCCAGAGAGCACTCAAAACAGTAGAAAAAAAAGCAAAGAATAACGCTGGCTATTATGCTGAGCGCGCCGCTGTTGATATTGACCTCAATCAATTTGACAAAGCAATCAGTGACTGCACCAGTGCTATCAAACTCAATCCCAAACTCTCAGACGCTTACGACCGAAGAGCTTACTGCCTGGGTCTCAAGGGTGACCTCAACGGTGCGTTGCGTGACTACTCTATGGTAGTCAAACTCAACCCGTCATCACCAAAGCCCTGGTACAACCGCGCTCTTACATACAAAAAGCTGGGACGATTGCAAGAAGCCGGTAGAGACTTGCAGATGTTCGATCGCCTCAGCAGCAAGTTGCGAGATCGCGCCGATGAAGCAATGGTGCTAGAAGCAGCTCAAAAGCAAGTAAAGGACGGGCGACCTGACACTGCCATTGGTGCTATTGAAGCAGCCAACAAAAAATATCCTATGGCCGGCTATGCCTACAATCTAGCCGTCTTGTACAAAGACAAAGGCAATACTGCCCTTACTCTCAAATACCTCGATCAAGCAATTAGCTTAGCGACAAACAACACCGAAAAAACAAGCACACTGGCCTTTGCACTGGCAGACAGAGGGGCGCTAAAGAGCAATCAAGGCAAATACAAAGAAGCTCTGGAAGACTACACACGACTGCTCACATTGTGCCAAAAAGGTCACCCAGTCAATTCAGTCAGCGCTCTGCTCAAAGAGTACACAAAACTAGCCATGGGCGAAAAAGCCAGAGCAGAACTGGGTCTTAAGCAGTACGACAAAAGCATTGCCGATTGCAGCAAAGTCATAGCTCTGAGCCCGCGCAATGGATTGGCTTATCAGATGAGAGGACTGGCATACCAGGGACAGGGCAAGAGCGCCCTGGCTGAAGCAGACTTTAAAAAAGCACACTCTCTGGGCATAACTGCTGCCACCAATCTGGCAACCATACTCAAAGCGCCAGAAGGTGGCTACACCAAAACATACAATGAGCTGACAGCAGCTATGAAGGCCAACCCTAACGCCATCCAACCAATAAAAAATCGCGCCTTTTTGTCAATGCAAGCAAATCAAAACAAACAGGCAATCGAAGACTTTACCCTGGCTCTAACAAAAGACAGCAAAGACGCGCAAGCCCTGCAAGGTCGAGCCGAATGTTACTTTGCCACTGGAGAATATCAAAAGGCAATCGACGACTTTGACACTATTATCAAAACCAACCCGCAAAAGGCGAAAACAGCATACAGCTGGCGCGCCCGTTGTTTTGGCAAAATCAACGCCAAACATGATGGCTCAGAGCCTCAGGCTGACTGA
- a CDS encoding VWA domain-containing protein, which produces MQKAGQIHCQFGATINSCMAFACANNILPLTTLTIALSTLILSTSNLSANAAPLKSVATSKTAATSNSTSKTKLYGHVDKLASTIHGAGLKIESLTLPTRITDVRMGSPAFYGGVIKDDTIERMQINGDVLQIAIRRAGKLYGVALKTAPDTQPTSPPNRQVSGPGSTKRTLQSQLQDWKQLSKYDIILLIDRSGSMEDPMPGYDSKWQYAESLIRDFAAESRQYAGKTLKVITFNQGLELTRSVTPTNLTHLFNRYKPQGGTILMAPLLTALDEHRREDPGSRLLIAVLTDGEPQDYEACADAIIAASQNVKSQEDLQITFLGIGENTNGANVLNYYDDGLRVKGAKFDVVDTVSSDDLHDCGLANALNTAFLRQRSGKESYGQNDLSRMLKKLQNKQTTQR; this is translated from the coding sequence ATGCAAAAAGCCGGGCAAATCCACTGCCAGTTTGGCGCCACAATTAACAGTTGTATGGCGTTTGCTTGTGCCAATAACATTTTGCCTCTTACAACTCTGACTATTGCTCTGTCCACTCTTATCCTGTCGACGTCTAATCTATCAGCTAATGCCGCACCTCTCAAATCCGTCGCGACAAGTAAGACAGCTGCAACAAGTAACTCCACAAGCAAAACCAAACTATACGGTCATGTCGACAAACTAGCCAGCACTATCCACGGTGCCGGACTAAAAATTGAGAGCCTGACATTGCCGACGCGCATTACCGATGTACGCATGGGCTCACCGGCGTTTTATGGCGGGGTAATAAAAGATGACACGATTGAGCGGATGCAAATCAATGGAGATGTATTGCAAATCGCCATCAGACGCGCAGGCAAACTCTATGGAGTAGCACTCAAAACTGCCCCTGACACTCAACCGACCAGCCCTCCAAATCGGCAAGTATCTGGACCGGGCAGCACTAAGCGCACTCTACAAAGCCAGCTCCAGGACTGGAAGCAACTATCTAAATACGACATAATCCTGCTCATCGATCGCTCCGGCTCTATGGAAGACCCGATGCCAGGATATGACAGCAAGTGGCAATATGCAGAAAGCTTGATTAGAGATTTTGCGGCGGAGTCGCGTCAATATGCTGGCAAAACGCTCAAGGTCATTACTTTTAACCAGGGGCTGGAATTAACCAGAAGTGTTACACCAACCAATTTAACCCACCTCTTTAACCGCTACAAACCTCAAGGCGGCACAATATTGATGGCCCCCCTACTAACTGCCCTGGACGAACACCGGAGAGAAGATCCAGGCAGTCGCCTATTAATTGCAGTATTAACTGACGGCGAACCTCAAGACTATGAAGCCTGCGCAGATGCCATAATTGCTGCCAGCCAAAACGTAAAGAGCCAGGAAGACCTGCAAATTACATTTTTGGGAATAGGTGAAAACACCAATGGCGCCAACGTACTAAACTATTACGATGATGGATTGCGAGTCAAGGGAGCAAAATTTGATGTAGTCGATACAGTAAGCTCAGACGATCTGCATGACTGCGGTCTTGCCAACGCCCTCAATACTGCCTTTTTGCGGCAGCGCAGTGGTAAAGAGAGTTATGGGCAAAATGATTTAAGCCGTATGCTCAAAAAATTGCAAAACAAACAGACCACACAGAGGTAA
- a CDS encoding tetratricopeptide repeat protein, translated as MLICATLLPALAVQAASLESAYKAGDYQYAIYEAKNIIKKEPKNLVAHYYLANIYSRQGDYKQAFTHYAFCAEFGKGTKVGIYAETALKEMENKKAPAQSVAGQNIQQAGKQEQSVDQLKIELLKEGSQKIEERRHKLQSDVDALKLVSDRESLKYLPESLRAQYKDTPPGYLTNLSDNPAINQYIDTRKRYQSQMDSLKAAAELEIAKINRSYLDKIDYIDQRSQASTPGNVRAGGGGPASSMRRNTPVRDYINYGTDQVVDSIPVEPPLTATPQKISTGHSKSSAKTSVSAKVKTTGNTGKNKNTRVK; from the coding sequence ATGTTAATTTGCGCCACGCTACTGCCCGCTCTGGCAGTCCAGGCCGCCTCACTTGAGTCAGCCTACAAAGCAGGAGATTATCAATACGCTATATATGAAGCAAAGAACATAATCAAAAAAGAACCCAAAAATCTCGTAGCTCATTACTATCTCGCTAATATCTACAGCCGTCAGGGTGATTACAAGCAGGCCTTCACTCATTACGCTTTTTGTGCAGAATTTGGCAAAGGCACCAAAGTAGGTATATATGCAGAGACCGCACTAAAAGAAATGGAAAACAAGAAAGCACCGGCTCAGTCAGTGGCAGGACAAAACATCCAGCAGGCGGGCAAACAGGAGCAATCGGTAGACCAACTCAAGATAGAACTGCTCAAAGAGGGCTCTCAAAAAATAGAAGAACGTAGACACAAATTACAGTCTGATGTCGATGCTCTAAAACTTGTCAGCGACAGAGAGTCTCTTAAGTACTTACCAGAGTCTCTGCGCGCTCAGTACAAAGACACGCCCCCTGGCTATCTCACTAACTTGAGTGACAATCCAGCTATCAATCAATATATCGACACCCGCAAACGCTATCAAAGCCAGATGGACAGCCTCAAAGCTGCAGCAGAGCTAGAAATCGCCAAAATCAACCGGAGCTATCTGGATAAAATAGACTATATCGATCAACGCTCTCAAGCATCCACGCCAGGCAACGTCAGAGCAGGTGGAGGCGGACCGGCAAGCAGTATGCGACGCAATACGCCCGTCCGAGATTATATAAACTATGGCACAGACCAGGTCGTGGACAGCATCCCAGTAGAACCACCTTTGACAGCGACACCGCAAAAGATATCGACAGGTCACAGCAAATCGTCAGCAAAAACTAGCGTGTCGGCAAAAGTCAAAACGACAGGCAATACCGGCAAAAATAAAAATACCAGGGTCAAATAG